One genomic region from Campylobacter concisus encodes:
- a CDS encoding polyribonucleotide nucleotidyltransferase — MQYSIEVNNQVEIFDLNKVAKQASGAVLLRVKNTVVLATVAREDTQVEEDFLPLTVQYIEKAYAAGKIPGGYVKRETKPGDFETLTARIIDRSLRPLFPKGYAYPTQIVVMVLSADPEVDLQVVSLNAASVALYLSDIPVNRPVCGVRVGYIDEKFVINPSNSELKQSAIDLYVAGTKDELLMIEMRSLPQQTTQLIPMVAIEPIIDPSLSDSMAQKQLMNEFSEDMMVEAIDFAGKAILRASSAYEEAFKEHKKEDAALELKPEIENENIAIYIDKFYKAEVKNAINQMAKSERASELSKIAKQISSDEVAQKEGWDEAVITNVLGKYKKKIVREQIINEGVRADGRGLEEVRPISIETNVLPNAHGSCLFTRGQTQALVVTTLGTDSDAQMYDILTEKVPFVEKFMFNYNFPGFSVGEASPLKAPGRRELGHGNLAKRALAPSIDLASPYTIRVVSEILESNGSSSMASVCGGSLALRAAGVNTLKLVAGVAMGLIFEGDKHAVLTDIMGLEDHDGDMDFKVAGTSDGITALQMDIKLGGISLEVLKEALYQAKRGREHILSLMTEADKNIEINEDVLPKLELFSVDPSKIVDIIGQAGKTIKEIIEKFEVSIDLDREKGEVKIAGGAKKNVDAAKDYIISITSKDNGRSFGKKPFKHDKERSKPNFNIGDEFVGTVKSVVDFGVFIELKDGIDGLLHISKIKTPLNVGDQVKVCVSEQKGNKISLSLVE, encoded by the coding sequence AGGTTGAAATTTTTGACCTTAATAAAGTAGCAAAACAAGCTAGCGGAGCGGTACTTTTAAGGGTGAAAAATACCGTAGTTTTAGCAACTGTTGCAAGAGAGGACACACAAGTTGAGGAGGATTTTTTACCTCTAACGGTGCAGTACATCGAAAAAGCTTACGCCGCTGGTAAAATTCCAGGTGGTTACGTTAAGCGCGAGACAAAGCCAGGCGACTTTGAAACGCTAACAGCTCGCATCATCGATAGATCTCTTAGACCGCTCTTTCCAAAAGGTTACGCATATCCAACTCAAATAGTTGTAATGGTACTTTCAGCCGATCCTGAGGTTGATTTACAAGTTGTAAGTCTAAATGCAGCCTCAGTTGCACTATATCTTAGCGACATCCCTGTAAATCGCCCAGTTTGTGGCGTTAGAGTTGGTTATATAGATGAAAAATTTGTGATCAACCCAAGCAACTCTGAACTAAAACAAAGTGCGATAGATCTATACGTGGCTGGCACAAAAGATGAGCTTTTGATGATCGAGATGAGAAGCTTACCTCAGCAAACTACGCAGCTTATCCCAATGGTTGCGATTGAGCCGATAATAGATCCGAGCTTAAGTGACAGCATGGCTCAAAAACAGCTAATGAATGAATTTAGCGAAGATATGATGGTTGAAGCGATTGATTTTGCTGGTAAGGCGATACTAAGAGCTAGCAGCGCTTACGAAGAAGCTTTCAAAGAGCATAAAAAAGAGGACGCTGCGCTTGAGCTAAAACCTGAGATAGAAAATGAAAATATCGCTATTTACATTGATAAATTTTATAAAGCTGAAGTCAAAAATGCTATCAATCAAATGGCAAAAAGCGAGCGAGCGAGCGAGCTTAGCAAGATCGCAAAACAAATTTCAAGCGATGAGGTCGCTCAAAAAGAGGGCTGGGATGAGGCTGTCATCACAAATGTCCTTGGCAAATATAAAAAGAAAATCGTTAGAGAGCAGATAATAAATGAAGGCGTAAGAGCTGATGGACGTGGTCTTGAAGAGGTTAGACCTATTAGTATCGAAACAAATGTGCTTCCAAATGCACATGGCTCATGCCTCTTTACAAGAGGACAGACGCAGGCCCTAGTTGTCACTACTCTTGGCACTGACAGTGACGCTCAAATGTATGACATCCTCACTGAAAAAGTACCTTTTGTAGAGAAATTTATGTTTAACTACAACTTCCCAGGCTTTAGCGTAGGTGAGGCAAGCCCACTAAAAGCTCCTGGTAGACGCGAGCTTGGACATGGAAATTTAGCCAAACGTGCCCTTGCGCCAAGCATTGATCTAGCATCACCGTACACAATAAGAGTCGTTTCAGAAATTTTAGAGAGCAACGGCTCAAGCTCGATGGCTAGCGTTTGCGGTGGCTCGCTCGCACTTAGGGCAGCTGGCGTAAATACTTTAAAACTTGTCGCAGGTGTCGCTATGGGACTAATATTTGAAGGCGATAAACACGCAGTGCTAACAGATATCATGGGACTTGAAGATCATGACGGCGATATGGACTTTAAAGTAGCAGGCACAAGCGATGGTATCACGGCACTTCAGATGGATATTAAGCTTGGCGGCATTAGTTTAGAAGTGCTAAAAGAGGCGCTTTATCAAGCAAAACGTGGTAGAGAGCATATCTTATCTTTGATGACAGAAGCGGATAAAAATATAGAAATAAATGAAGATGTGCTTCCAAAGCTTGAACTATTTAGTGTCGATCCAAGCAAGATCGTAGACATCATCGGACAAGCTGGAAAAACCATAAAAGAGATCATTGAGAAATTTGAAGTCTCAATCGACCTTGATAGAGAAAAAGGCGAGGTAAAAATCGCAGGTGGAGCAAAGAAAAATGTCGATGCCGCAAAAGATTACATCATCTCTATCACTTCAAAAGACAATGGACGTTCATTTGGCAAAAAGCCGTTTAAACACGACAAAGAGCGTTCAAAACCAAATTTTAATATCGGTGATGAGTTTGTAGGAACTGTAAAGAGCGTGGTTGATTTTGGTGTGTTTATTGAGCTAAAAGATGGCATTGATGGCTTGCTTCATATCTCAAAGATAAAAACTCCATTAAATGTAGGCGATCAGGTCAAAGTATGTGTGAGCGAGCAAAAAGGAAATAAAATTTCGCTCTCTTTGGTTGAATAA